The DNA segment CATAAAAACGGCCAAACGTCTGGTAGAAAGGGATACGCTCAATTACAGGATCCTGATGCATACCTTTAATTATGAAGGAAAAAATTACCTGCTCGAAATCGGAAAAACGACTTCCAGCATCAACCAGTACAACAAGCCCCTGCAAAGACTGGCCCTGTATGTACTCATGGGCCTCATCGCCCTGAGCCTGCTGTTCGACCTGCTTTTTACCCGTGCACTCATCAGGCCACTCGGAAAAATCATCAAATCAAAGCTCATCGACAGGAAATTTCCTTTCAAAAACCATCCTGCACCCATACGCACCTCTACGTACGATTTTAAATACCTCGATGAATCCCTGATCCTGCTCATGGAACAGATCAATGAAGCTTTCGAGAAAGAACGGGAATTTACCGCCAATGCCTCCCATGAGCTCATGACCCCCATCAGCATCCTGCAAAATAAAATGGAAAACCTGATTGGTGATGAACAGCTGAACGAGGAAGCAGTCGTAAAAATTGCCGATATGATGAAAACGCTCGACCGGTTAAAAAAGATCTCCAGGTCGCTCCTCCTCATCTCCAGGATCGAAAACGAACAGTTCGCCAAATCCGATAGCCTAAAGCCTGCAGCACTGATCAGAGAAGTACTCGATGAGATCAGCCACCGTCTGGAAGAGAAAAACCTGGATATTTCTGTTCAGCTTAACGACCAGGTCCTGTTAAAGGGTGTCAACCACGATCTTCTCTTCCAGTTGTTCTATAACCTCATCAACAATGCCATCAAGTACAACGTACCTGCCGGCAACATCACCATCACAGACCAGGAAATCAGCCAGAACAGCTATTTAATTACCATACAGGATACTGGAATTGGTATTGCCGCCGAAGAACTGCCCTTTATTTTCGACCGTTTCCGAAAAGCAAACCTGAAAGAAAACGTAGGTTATGGCCTCGGACTTTCCATCGTAAAAAGCATCGCTGCTTATCACAACATAACTATCAAAGTAAGTTCAACCTTGCAAAAGGGCAGCACGTTTAAGCTGTACTTCAAATTAAAATAACCAGATTTTTGAATTTAAATGACCATAATTTTCAAATAGAATCAGATATTAGCTTTCACATTTAAACTTAGCTATGAAAAAACTATTTCTTGCCTTATTGTTAAGCGTACTTTCCACAATTACTTTTGCGCAAAACCCTATTGTGGGTACCGATATGCCCAAAGCAGTTTTTTACAAAGCGGATGGCAAAACATTCAATACAGACCAGATTACAAAAGGCAGCAAATCCCTGCTGATGCTGTTCGATGCCACCTGCGAACATTGCCAGAAAGTAGTATCCAACATTTCAAAAAGAAGCACAGAACTTAAAAATGTTAACCTCTACCTCATTTCGCAGGATGAATACCGCTCCATCAATTATTTCATGGACAATTTTGGCAAACCTTTAAAAACAATGAAAAATGTAAGTGTATTGCAGGATAAAGACCACGTTTTCATCCCACTGTTCCACCCCAAACAGTACCCAGCCCTTTACCTTTATGGAAAAGATAAAAAGCTGGAATTTTATTCAAGTGATGAAAGGGATGTACCCAGGTTCTTCAGCCGGATCAAATAAAAATCAATAGCTGATCTTAAAGGAACGTCTGGCCAGCAGCTTCCAGGCTTCCCCTTGTTTCTCCCAAACCAGTACCACGCCAAGGTTAACTTTTGCAGGAATACCGCCATCGTTGGTATTGCCCCTCAGCAGGTGGCGTACGATAGCTGTATTTCCGGCAACGGTAATGGATTGTTCCGACAGCTCTATGGTCTTAAAATCAGATTTTTTGGTAGAAAGCGCAGTTACAAAAGCAGCTTTATCTTCAATATGTCCGTTAGAATGTCCATAGGTCAGGTTATCGGTAACCAGACTTTCCAGATCGGCCTTATTTCCGCTGATCATCGCTACGCGTAGTTTTTCAGTTAATTCTGCAATTTTAGTTTCGTCCTTTGATTGTGCCGAAGCAAGTAAACTCATAATGGTAAATGTGATTAAAATGATGGTCTGTTTCATATATCATATAGCTATGTTCAACAGATAAATATATGGATAATTAAGGTTTATAAACCAGGCCCATGTTATAAAACATAAATGCCCACCTGTCGGCCATTTCCTCAATCGCCTTGTCGGTAGGCTTTCCTGCACCATGTCCGGCATTGGTCTGTATGCTGATCAGCACCGGGGCATCACCACCCTGGTCTTTTTGCAGGGTGGCCGCAAACTTAAAGGAATGCGCCGGTACTACCCTGTCGTCATGGTCTGCCGTAGTAACCAGCGTAGCCGGATATTTTACACCAGGTTTTAACGCATGTACGGGCGAATACTGATGTAAATAGCTGAACATTTCTTTAGAATCTGCCGAAGTTCCGTAATCAAAGCTCCAGCCGGCACCCGCCGTAAACTTATGGTAGCGCAGCATATCCATTACCCCCACTGCCGGAAAAGCCACTTTAAAAAGGTCCGGGCGCTGTGCCATAGTAGCACCCACCAGCAGGCCGCCGTTAGACCCGCCCATGCTGGCCAGATAAGCTGCTGAAGTATATTTATGCCCAATCAGGTATTCGGCAGCCGCAATAAAATCATCAAATACATTTTGTTTCTGCAATTTGGTACCTGCCAGGTGCCATTTTTCGCCATATTCGCCACCGCCCCTTAAATTGGCTACGGCATATATCCCGCCCTGGTCCAGTAAAATGATGTTCGAGGTACTGAAAAATGGGGTTAAACTGATGTTAAACCCTCCGTAGCCATACAATACCGTAGGGTTTTTACCATTCAAAACCAGCCCTTTTTTATAGGTAATGATCATCGGCACCTTAGTGCCGTCTTTTGAAGTATAGAATACCTGTCTGGATTCGTAGTTTTCAGGATTAAAATCCACACCTGATTTTTTATAAAGTTCCGACTTGCCGGTCGACACCGTATATTTAAAGATCGTAGCCGGATATACATAAGAGGTAAAGGTATAATAAAGTGCCGGTTCTTCTTTTTTACCAGAAAAACCACTGGCAGAACCAATACCCGGCAACTCAATCCGGTGTTCCAGCTTCCCGTCCATATTGTACTGCAAAACCAGTGATACAGCGTCTTTGATGTAATTGGCAAAGAGCTTGCCGCCACCGGCAGATGGCCGCAATACGTTTTCGGTCTCCTTAATCAGTTCCTTCCAGTTCTCTGGCTTTGGGTTGGCCGCGTCTACAGTAACAATGCGGCCATTGGCTGCATTTAATTTGGTAAAAATATACAGTTTACTGCCTACATTATCGATGATGTTGTGGTCTTTGTCAAAATTATCCACCACGTTTACAATAGGCGCATCAGGAATGCTTAGGTCCTGAATGTACAGTTCATTGCCCGAAGTAGAGTTGGCGGCCGAGATCACCAGGTACCGTTCATCCTCTGTTAAACCGGCACCAACATACCGCCTTGGTGTTTTGCTGCCACCAAAGATCAGCTTATCTGCCGTTTGGGGCGTGCCCAGCTGATGGTAATACAGTTTATGCTGGTCGGTCATCCCCGAAAGCTGACTGCCATCCTTTGGTTTATCATAACTGCTGTAATAAAAGCCTTCATTCCCTTTCCAGGCTATTTCGGAAAACTTGACGTCAATCAAAGTATCCCCTACAACCGTTTTATCGGCCGCCTTCAACACCACCACCTTACGCCAGTCAGATCCGCCTTCCGACAGCTGGTAGGCCAGCATACTGCCATCTTTGGAAAAATTAATATCCGCCATTGAAGTCGTTGCATCTTTAGAAAAAATGTTCGGGTCCAGAAAAACCTCTGGCTCCCCATCCCCTTTCTGCCTGTACAGTACACTTTGGTTCTGCAGGCCTGTATTTTTATAAAAATAAGTATAGGCCCCTTCTTTAAAAGGCTGCGAATACTTTTCATAGTTCATCAGTTTGGTTAAACGGGTTTTGATCTGGTTGCGGTAAGAAATCTGGTCAATAAATTTACGGGTAACTGCATTCTGGGCATCTACCCATTGTTTGGTCTCTGCCGAGCGGTCATCTTCCAGCCACCTGTAAGGATCGGCTACTTCAGTACCAAAATAATTGTCTTTTATAGTTGTTTCTTTTGTCTCAGGATAAGTCATTCTGGTTTTTTGTGTAGTCTTGTTAAATTGAGCTTGCGTAACCAATGGCGATAAAAGGGCTAGCATAAGCAGGCTGTTTTTTATAATTTTTTTCATGGTGTCGCATTAAATCATTAGATAGGAATCGAAAGCAGCGGGATATGCAGCCCGGATGCCATCACCCTTGTTTTGCTTTTGTGTACCATAGAAGCCCAGAAACCATATTTTTTAGGTACCATAATCAGCATATCGGCACCAAATATCTCTATTTCTTTTTCAATTTCTTCTATTACCGCATTCGATTTCACATTTTTATAGTAATAGGCAATCCCTTCCAGCCCGTCATCTATGGCATTGGTGGCCAGTAAAGCGGGGCCTTCATTCCGCAGTTCTTCCAGGGTTTTATCTACATTAAAAACCTCTACTTCAGCAGCTAAGCTCAAAGCCAGTTCTTTGACATGTCCCAATACCCTTTCAGACACCCCATTCAGTACATCGCAGGCAAAAAGCACTTTTTTTGTCCCTTCAAATTTAGCACCAAGGGGCACAGCCAATACCGGAAACTTTAATTTCTTGATTGCCGAAGTAGTGGTATTTCCCCAAAGGTCCTGTTCAAGGGTCTTGGCCGTCATGCCCAACACCACCAGGCTGGCCTCGTATTTAACCAGCAGCTGCTTCAGTTCATCTTCTACAAAAGAAAATGCAGTTTCATGCCCTACTTCTATGTCATAATCCAATGAAAGTGTCAGGGCGCGTTCTATCAGTCTGATCTCGTTATCTGTCAGCAATCTCTGGATACTGGAAGCCGGTAAAAGGGTATTTGCCGCATGTATCGGGATCACGAAAGAATTAAAAAGGATCAGTCTTGCATTGCTGTGTCTGGCTATCGCCGCTGCATATTCTACAGCATTTTCTGCCACTTCCGAGAAATCTGTCGCTACAATTATGGTCATTCGTACAAAATTTTATGCTTGTAAAGCTATATCTGGGCCAGAATGGCCTTGTAGGCACCATCCCAAAGTGCTATGCGTTTTTCAAGTGCCGCTATACTGGCCTGTTCCGCATCCTGCCAAAGGGCCACATCATCAGCACAAAGCTCGGCAGTCATGGCCAGGGCCAGGTAACTGTGGTGGTCGCCATCCACTTCTATATGCCTGTCCAGGTAATATTTAAATAAAGACAGTTGTTCAGGAAATTTTTTATTCAGGTCGTTTACCATGGTCAGGAACATATTCGGGATCAGGTCTTCCCTTCCAAAAGTAAAGGTACTGGTCTGTAAATGGGCCGCATTGCTGTGGATGATCTTAAAAGTAAAATCAACAAACTCACGCGCAGGTTCCGGTGTTCCGGCAGCCTGATAAGCATTGGGCAGGTCTCCTGTTTTTTGAAGTGCATGGATAAATGTGTCAATGCCGCTGGTATCTGCACCGCATTGTGCCATGGCATCCAGGTACATTTCAAAATGACTTTTGCGCTGGCCTGTACTGTCCACATCCGATTCTTCCCCCGCCACAATCTCGTTGATCAGGTAGCGGGTATTTGCCGAACCTACCGGAAACCAGGGCACACTGGTACAGGTCAGGTTAATCTGCAAAGCTTTTAAAAGCGACATAAAGTCCCATACCGCGTATACGTGATATTCCATAAAGATCCTCAGGTCTTCCAGGCTGTTGATCACACTGTAAACCTTATGGTTTATAATCTGCTGTCTAAGGGGTTCGATGCGCTCCTGTATGCTTTTTAATGCTGCACTCATCTTGCTGTCGTATTAATTTGGCACAAATGTAACCATACAGCATTATAATAGTTTAAGATTTTTGTCACATCTGAAACCAGCCGGTTTAAACGGCCAAAGCCATTCTTTTATTTCGGGCAATCAGCATCCAGGCAAATACGGCCCCGGTTAAGGCCATTAAGGTACCCACCCATACCGGAGAAGTATAATCATAGCCAGCTGCCAGGGGCAAACCACCTAAAAAGGCACCCAAAGCGTTGCCTATATTAAAACTGGCCTGGCTAACAGATGCAGCAAGCATCTCCGAGCCTTTGGCCGTTTTGATCATCAGCATCTGGATCGGTGCCGCCAGGGCAAAAGCCACCGCACCGGTAATGAAGGTCATGACCAGCGAAAGTACCTGATTGGTAGAAATATAATGTACAATAAATAAGGTAACCGCCATGGCAATCAGCAAAGAAACAGAAGCTTTTGCCGGCGAAAACCTGTCGGCCAGCTTGCCCCCTATAAAGTTACCAACCAGCATACCCAGGCCGGCCAGTACCAGGATGTAAGTAATCGAATCGGCAGAAAAACCCGAAACATCGGTTAAAAGCGGGGCAATATAGCTGTACCAGGAAAACAGTCCTCCTGTACCTATGGCAATCATCAGGATAATGAGCCATGCTTCGGGCAGCTTAAAGAAACCCAGTTCTTTTTTCAGATCCCTGTCCTTGGTAGCAGGCAGTGCCGGCATCCATAATTTCAGACTCAAAAGGGTAATTAAGCCTACAACAACAATGATCACGAAAGTATAGCGCCAGGAATAATTGTGACCAATAAAAGTACCCAGCGGCACACCGATCACATTGGCAATGGTTAAACCGGCAAACATCAGCGATACGGCCGAAGCTTCTTTTCCTTTATCTGCAATGCGGCTGGCCACTACCGACCCTACTCCAAAAAAGGCACCATGCGGCAAACCCGCAAGTAAGCGGGCAATAAACATGGTGGTATAATCAGGAGAAAAAGCCGACAAAGCGTTAAAGGCCACAAACATCATCATCAGGGCCATCAATATCTTTTTTGGGGGATAGCTTCCTGCAATGGCCACCAGTAAAGGTGCACCGATAACCACACCCAGGGCATAAGCAGAAATGAGGTGCCCCGCCTGAGGGATGGTAATGGAGAGGTCTTTTGCAATATCGGGCAACAGGCCCATCATCACAAACTCTGTGATGCCAATCCCCAGTCCGCCAAGGGTTAAAGTGAGTAAGCTTTTCTTCATTTCTGTATCGTAGTTAGTGTAACAAATACACGATACAAAAGTAACCAATAAAGCCGGCCCTTTTCGTCTTTAAAAGGTAATTTTTATCCGCTGATATTTATTTTATACCTGTCCTATATAAGTGCTTTTGGAAGTTTCCGAGCGGTCGGGAGATACAAATGAAATGTAAACCTCTGCTGGTTCTTCTATTAAATTTCCAGGCAGTAACATCAGTTCTTTTCCCTCCATTCGCTTCGCCACATATAACATGCTGATCGCCGCTTTTGACTCCGGAAAATAAGCCATCAGCAGGGCCTGATCAGATCCGTTCCCCCAGGAAAATCCATCCGTATCCCAGGTAAACGCTATTCCGGCAGCTATCCTGCTGGCCTCCGGATTTTCTGCAGGCAATAGTTCTCCTTCACTCAGTATTACATTTGGACAATCGATCTCTATGTCCGGATAATAACCTTTAAGTACATCTTTTTTATTATAAGCAATGGCCAGGTTGTAATAATTTTTAGTGCTGCCCTTTGCCGCTGAACTAAACCCAGCTTTTAAATAGCCTTTCATCGTATGAAAAAAATTGTTGAGTACTTTCATACGCAATTCATTATCGAGTTGTTTTTCACTGGAACGTGTTCTTTTATGTCTCACCATCCTGGTCACGTTCTGTCCGTTCAGCACATAACTGGTGATATTGCCGGTAGTACCGGTTAGCGGCCCGTAAAGGCCATTTAATAATTTACCCATAATCAGTTTTTTAGCAATTTTTGTTAGTTAAGTAAAGATAATCAATGCTTTACACATCATCACTATCTGCAGATCATTATTTTAAAACATTTTTTAAACATTTTTAGATCATTTTTAAATCTTAGTTAGGTCAAATCGACCTAGCAAGGACCTAGTAACGTCCTATTAAGGTCCTAGTAATGTTCTAAAAATATATAGAGCAGGAAAAACACTTTCTTCTTCTTTTAAAGCACTAATAAAAAGAAAATTAAAACAAAGTCCCCCTTATAACCGTTTATACTCTGATAATCAATTACAGGAGTGCATTATGAATTATAAGAAACTAATAACAGACCGCTTTTCAGGCATACCGCACAGACCGACAGATACTACAGGAGCAGTGATCGCTTTGCTGACGGGACTGGCAGTTGGGGCGGTGCTGGGTGTATTGTTTGCACCGGAGAGTGGAAAAAAGACCAGGGAAAGAATTTCCGACAAGGCTTTGGATTTAACAGATAACCTTAAAGATGGTTATCAATCGGTAAAAGACAGGATATCGGCCGGTAAAGATGATATTGTAGGTTTAAAAGACCGGGTTGTAGACAATGTAAAAAACAAGGCAAACGCCGTTTCGCAGGAATTTAAAGAGTTCAAAGATGCGGAAACAGAAAAAGTAAAATCAGGTGTAAAACAGGCAGCTGATAATGCCAATGATACCATTCAGGACATTTAGTAGCCTATAAACCGTATAAGTACAAATGGAACAGCCGGCTTTTTCCGGTTCAGCGAAGGCTTTCAGCTCAATGGCTTAACGCTTTGATCTGAAAGCCTTTGGTGTTTAAAAAATAGCTGTGTAATGGGGATCAGCAATATCCCGCACAGGGCAAAAATGACAAAAGACACCCTTAAATTGAAGGCATGGGCCAGATAGCCAATTAAAGGCGGGCCAAGCAACATCCCCGTAATGGAATAGGTGGCAATGATGGATATGGCCATACCTGCCGAATATTTTTTTGAAGCACCGGCCAGGGCGTAAGACATCGGGATTACAGCCGCGGTACCAAAACCTACCAGCGAAAAGCCGACCATAGCCGTCCAGAAATACGGAAAAATAATGGCCAGACAAATGCCCGAAACAATACAGCTTGCGCTCATGATATAGGTTTTTGGCATGCCAAAGCGTGCCACAATGAAATCGGATAAAAATCTGGAAGTGGCCATAAAGGTCATGAAGATCAGGTAACCATAGGTAAAGATCTCTACTTTTATAATTTCCTGGAAATAGATACCGCTCCAGTCGAACATCCCCCCTTCACAGATGGCACAAAGGAAAACCACCAGGCCCAGGTAAAAAATATAGGGATCTGGCTTGCTCAAAATGAGCTTGTTACCGGTTTCGGAGCGGTCTCCCTTCAGCAAATACTGGTAAGCATATAGGCTAAGCGACAGCATCACAATGGCTACAGCCGTAAAATGAATCTGGATGGGTACATTGAAACTGAGCAAAAGTGTAGACAGCAGGATTCCTGCTATGCCACCCATGCTCCAGTAACCATGAAAAGAACCCATGATCTTTTTATCGAAACGCTTTTGCAGGGTTAAGGCCTGGGTGTTTACAGAAATATTAAAGATACGGGTGGTAAAGGCAAATACCACTACGGCCAAAACCAGGCTTAAGGTATTGTGTGCAAAACCAATAAGCGTAAGCGCCAGCATGTTGAGTCCGTAGCCCAGCGTTAAAGGTCCGCGGCTGTTGTATTTGGACACCAGCCAGCCCGAAATGGGCAGGCCCAGCAGGGAACCTATGGGCAGGGCCAGCAATATACTGCCCAGCTCGGCCTCATTGAAACCAAAAGTAGTTTTAATGGTCGGGATCCGCGAAGCCCAGGTAGAAAAACTTAAGCCCGACATAAAGAAAAACAGACTTAAAAAGAAACGATGTTTTGTGTTAGAGATCATTGCATAGGTTTGCGCTGCAAATTTAGCAATTCCTTTGGTTGTTATGACCCGCTTTTATTAAAATAGTGTAAGAATTGCACTTTGCAAATAAATATAAAATTGGCATTGATTTGCGTTTTATAAAAAATAAACTAGCTTTACAAAAAACTTTAGGGGTGCCTTGCGCTGAGATATACCCTTTGAACCTGATGCAGTTAGTACTGCCGAAGGGAAAAGTAAGAGCAACCCTCTTGTTGTTCTTTTTCCATTCCTGTAATGGGCTATTCCTGGAGTTTTTAATTGAACAAAAAATTAAAAACTTATGGAGATCTCTGTAAATCAACAACATTATCAGCTGAAAGAACCTTGTTCTGTTGAACAAATGCTAAGCCTTGTCAACGCACCGGCCAAAGGTATTGCTGTAGCGGTTAACCATACCATTATCGCAAAATCTGACTGGCCCGTCCATGTATTGCGGCAGGGCGACCAGGTGATGCTCATCAAAGCCACCCAGGGGGGCTGAACTCTTTTAACAAACCCATTTATCCCATTCCAGCAGCTGAAATTTTGAAACATCGGTTTCATCATCCTAAAAACGAATAACAATGAAAGTAGAAAAAACACCTGGCGAACAGGTAATCAGTCGCACTCCTTTTCCGGCATCCCGTAAGGTATACGTGAAAGGCCAGCTGCATGACATTGAAGTGGCCATGCGCGAGATTACTTTGAGCGACACCAAAATCCACAATGGTTTTGGCTTAACCGAGCCCAACCCGGCAGTTACAGTTTATGATACGAGCGGGCCTTATACCGATCCTGATGCCCATATTGATGTAAAAAAAGGCCTGCCCCGATTAAGGGAAAAATGGATTACCGGCAGAAAAGATGTGGTGCAGCTGCCGGAGATCAGTTCTGATTACGGACAGGAGCGCCTGGCCGACAATAAACTGGATGTTTTGCGGTTTTCGCACCTGAACAAGCCCTATAAAGCAGTAAAAGGCGCCAATGTATCGCAAATGCATTATGCCAAAAAAGGTATCATTACCGCCGAAATGGAATACATTGCCATCCGCGAGAACCAGCGCATAGACTTGCTGAACGAACAGCTGGGTGTGCAGTTTGAAGTGATGGGCCATCAGCATAAAGGTCATAGTTTTGGCGCCAATACGCCTAAGGGCTATATTACACCCGAATTTGTGCGTGCAGAAGTGGCTGCAGGCCGGGCGGTCATTCCCTGTAACATCAACCACCCCGAGCTGGAGCCGATGATCATTGGCCGCAATTTCCTGGTGAAGATCAATGCCAATATCGGCAACTCAGCCGTTACATCCTCAATTGAGGAAGAAGTGGAAAAAGCCGTGTGGGCCTGCAGGTGGGGTGCCGATACGATTATGGACCTTTCGACGGGTAAAAACATCCATGAAACCCGGGAATGGATCATCCGCAACTCCCCTGTTCCGATTGGTACGGTGCCGATTTACCAGGCCCTGGAAAAGGTGAACGGTAAGGCTGAAGATTTAACCTGGGAGCTGTTCAGGGATACCCTGATTGAGCAAGCCGAACAGGGGGTAGATTATTTTACCATCCATGCGGGTGTGCTGTTGCGGTATGTGCCTTTAACGGCCAAAAGGATAACGGGTATTGTTTCCCGTGGCGGTTCCATTATGGCCAAATGGTGCCTGGCGCATCATAAAGAGAATTTCCTGTATACCCATTTTGAAGAAATCTGTGAGATCATGAAGGCTTATGATGTGGCTTTCTCGCTGGGCGATGGCTTAAGGCCGGGCTGTATTGCCGATGCCAATGATGCCGCCCAGTTTGGCGAGCTGGAAACTTTGGGCGAGCTGACTAAAATTGCCTGGAAACATGATGTGCAGACCATTATTGAGGGGCCGGGCCATGTGCCCATGCACCTGATCAAGGAAAATATGGAGAAACAGCTGGAACACTGCTCGGAAGCACCCTTTTACACCCTGGGGCCGCTGACTACCGATATTGCGCCTGGATATGACCACATCACTTCGGCCATTGGTGCCGCCATGATCGGTTGGTTTGGTACAGCAATGCTCTGTTATGTAACACCTAAGGAGCATTTGGGCCTGCCCAATAAAAAGGATGTAAAAGATGGTGTGATTACCTATAAGATTGCGGCCCATGCTGCCGATCTGGCCAAAGGGCATCCCGGGGCGCAGTACCGCGACAATGCCCTGAGCAAAGCGCGCTTTGAATTCAGGTGGGATGACCAGTTTAACCTGTCGCTCGACCCGGATACGGCCAGGGAGTTCCATGATGAAACACTACCTGCAGATGGGGCCAAGATCGCCCATTTCTGTTCGATGTGCGGACCCAATTTCTGCTCGATGAAAATTACGCAGGATGTGCGGAAGTACGCATCGGAACAGGGTGTGGATGAGCAGGAAGCTTTGGAAAAAGGTATGGCAGCTAAATCTAAAGAGTTTACTGAGAAAGGAAGTGAAATCTATCTGTAAATGAAAATGTTATAATTAATATTATGGAAGTCATTGTCATTTCAGACCCGCTTTATTTTAAAGCTGAGGCCCGGCTGATCAACCAGCTTTTTGAAGCGGGGATGCCCATTTTTCATTTGAGAAAGGTGGGCAGGAACAGGGCCGATTATGCGGCGCTGCTTGGGGGCATAGACGAGGATTACCACGACCGGCTTGCCCTGCACCAGTTCCATGAACTGCAGGCAGATTTCCCATTGGTTAAGCGGCTGCATTACCCGGAGCAACTGAGAAAGGAGCTGGATGCTAAAGGCCTGCCTTCTCCCTCCGGAAATGATGTTTTGAGTACTTCCATCCATCATCCCGATGCATTGCTGGAGCTTACCCGATTTGAGTATACCTTTTACGGACCGGTGTTTAACAGTTTGTCCAAACCCGGATATACCGGAATAGCAGAGGCGGATGCCGGTTTTACCTTGCCGGTTAAGCGTACCGGCCCAAAAATCATCGCCCTTGGCGGTATAGATGCCGGAAAAGTAAATGCGGTAAGGGCCATGGGATTTGATGGACTGGCCCTGCTTGGAGCGGTATGGATGGATAAAGAACAGGCTTTAAACAGGTTTAAACTGATCAAAGATAAATGCGATAGCGATGATTGAAGAACTGGAACAACATGGGATACCTGGGCAGGGCAGCAAGCTACGCCCCTATGCAATGAGCATAGCAGGTTTTGACCCCAGTGCGGGGGCAGGACTTTTAGCCGATGTGAAGTGTTTTGAGCAGCACCGGGTATATGGTTTTGGGGTGTGTACGGCTTTAACGGTGCAGACAGATACGCATTTTCTGAAAAACCAGTGGCTGGATGCAGAACAGATCATTGAGCAAATGATGGTACTGCTGCTGAAATTTGAAGTGAAGGCCTGTAAGATCGGCCTGATCAAGAACAGCAGGATCTTACTGGAAGTGGTTAGCCATTTAAGGCAGCATGCCCCCGAGATTAAGATTGTACTGGATCCGGTGTTAAAGGCAAGTGCGGGTTATGCCTTTCATGACTGGGAAAATGGTTTGAAGAAGCTGGAGCCGGTACTGAGGCAAATTGACCTGATTACACCCAATTACCCGGAAATGCTGAGCCTGGGCGGAAAATCAGGGGCCGGACAGTTAACAGCCATTGCACAGCACTGGGCAGCCTATTGCCCTGTATTGCTTAAAGGGGGACACCTGGAAAAAAACAAGGGTACAGATTATTTATTTGAAGGTAGTCAACATTTTGAATTGAAGACAGATATATTATCAAATTTTCAGAAACACGGGTCTGGCTGCGTCTTATCGGCCGCCATTACTGCCCGGCTGGCCAAAGGTGATCACCTGCTGCAGGCCTGCATTTCGGCAAAAAAATATAC comes from the Pedobacter heparinus DSM 2366 genome and includes:
- a CDS encoding hydroxymethylpyrimidine/phosphomethylpyrimidine kinase, with the translated sequence MIEELEQHGIPGQGSKLRPYAMSIAGFDPSAGAGLLADVKCFEQHRVYGFGVCTALTVQTDTHFLKNQWLDAEQIIEQMMVLLLKFEVKACKIGLIKNSRILLEVVSHLRQHAPEIKIVLDPVLKASAGYAFHDWENGLKKLEPVLRQIDLITPNYPEMLSLGGKSGAGQLTAIAQHWAAYCPVLLKGGHLEKNKGTDYLFEGSQHFELKTDILSNFQKHGSGCVLSAAITARLAKGDHLLQACISAKKYTAHFLNSNNSLLGYHYED